In Prinia subflava isolate CZ2003 ecotype Zambia chromosome 1, Cam_Psub_1.2, whole genome shotgun sequence, the DNA window CTgacagcaccagctctgggTCTGGCAAGAGCTCTTGCTTGCAAAGCACCTAAACTGATCGTCTCTCTACTTGTACTTCACACCTGATTGCTTCATTGTCTTCTTTCTCATCAGTGTTTTCTCAGGATTGCCATTCCCTGAGATCCTCCTTGTGGTAGCTGTTCCCTGAGGTGATAAGTTTTTCTCTCTGGaatgtcctggactctgacagtgtttcactgaaataaatttttcttgCATTAGAACTGGATTTGGTTGCTCTTTTATTCTGAAGTTCAATTGTCTCACACTCTCACCCTGTGCAATTCCAGCACCCAACCATTATGTTggatggaaaaggagcaaacaATATTTCCCCACCAGTAACAACCAACACTGACACTGgaaacagagcagagggaggatcTTCCAGACCATGACACAAGGCCATCACCTCATACACCAAAGGCTTTGACACAACAAttctgtccccagctctgctctgccgaAGTTACTCTCTGCCAGCACACACTTGAAAAATTCTCTTTCCAGCAGCACTCTTGAGTCCTTCAGCAAACAGAGGAATGAGAGCATCTACTTGGGCAGGGAGTCTGGAGAGCAAGTGCTTCCATCGCCTCTGCTCTAGCAGGCACAGCAAGAGCAGGATTGCCAGCACGATGGCCAGTTCAGTTTTGGAACTCCCAGGAGAGGGAACCCATCATATCCTAAACTCTATGAGcacccacacacacagaaaaattcttGCCTCCTTTGCCCGTGGAATTCTGTCTCTTTTCACTCCTGCACTTGCCCCCTTTCCCTTCAATGCAGAGCTGAGAACTGCTGGGCTCCCACACACTCGTGACCCCCCGGCCCTGCCTTGTCTCCTCAgagtcccagctctcccagtctctCCTCTAGCAGAGATCAACCAGCCCCTGCACTCTCTGGTGGCCCTCAAATGGTCTTTGTTCACTACCGAGTTGTGAATCTTCACCTGTGGAGGCCAGAACTGTCCACACCACTCCACAGGGGATCTCACCAGTGCTCTAAAGAGAACTACGGCCACCTCTCCCAACTTCATTTCAACAATTCTCTGAAATCTCTCTTGCATATGGGTGACACCCATTGAAGAAAAGTTCCACTGACACCTTCTGGTCTCTTTGTTCTCCACCAGCACCACACGGTCCTGCTCAGAAATGTCATTTTCCAGTTTCTCAGCCCACAGCATGGCACAGGGTCAAGGGCTATTCCTGTCTAAACACAACTTCACTTTTGCCTTGCTTGATCTTAGGGAGATTCCTTTAACCCTCAGTCTCCAGACCCTTCTGAAGGGACGAACAGCCAAGTGAAGCTTAAGCTACTCCATAATCTGCCAGCTTGCTGAAGGGACAACTCTCCCACCACCCACATGGAATGGAAAAGTCCAGGTGCTCACACATGGCAcagaggcagagcccagagcagcctcactGACCTGGGATAGTTTGGGGCCCCTCTTCACAACACACCCACAAACCCAAAACTGTGAGTTCTGCAAGGTGACCTGACTGATGACACTGCAGCTTTCAAAATCCTGGTCATGTCTTTGGTGGTTTTTGACATGCACCTTCAAAAAATGCCTTTAGTCTCAAATATTGACACTTTAAAGGAGGAGTGACTGTGATGGAAGGGGCAGCTCCTCAcgcacagcccagcagcaaatGCAGGACGAGCCTGACATGGCTGCAATGGAATGGGGCCCCTCTTCACAACACACCCACAAACTAAACCACACAAGGGCCACAAAATTACCTCACTGATGACACCCATATTTTTCTGAGGCTTTTGTTGTATATTCGGGTTTCTCTGACACACTTCTTCCATGCCAATGCCCTGAAATGCCAACTCTCACTTTAAAGCTGCTGCCAAGGTCAGATTGACACAGCCTGAAGAGAAGGACATGACACTGCAGAGTTGTGGGGAGGAAAATATTCCCCACACCACAACGTGCAAGGCTATGTCAGACAAACCTGACGTTATGATTTCAGTTCAGGTACCCCTAGAGAGAAACAAGGTCAacattctttttctgaaaagcgAATGTCTGCAGTTCCATCTACCTGCCCCTCACACCTTCTTCTCCTTATTCTTCATCAGCTATGGATGAAACAACACAAGACCTTGGAGAGTATGGGAGATATCCCAAAATCAAAGGAATTTCTTTCCCATCTCCACTAAGAAGGGCCTGGAATACAGAGAGGATTGGAAATTTTGCAACATGGTAGGGAGACAGAAAATTTGAAGGAAGGGGACACGTGGCACCCCCAGAAGAGCTGCAAAGCCCAAAGAAACCTGATACGGCTGTGGCGGAATGAGGCCCCTCTTCACCACACACCCtcaaaccacagcacagccctgccacgaTGATGACGTCCCACCTCTCCAAGCTCTGGTCACGTCTTCAGCCCTCCCAGGCAAACAACATCAACAGCAGCCTTTGGTCTGAACTACTTGCATGTAAAAGCTGCCGCCAAGGTCATGGCCTTGAGAGCAGGACATGACACTGCAGAGTTGTGGGACACAAAACATTCCCCACCTCAGGACTCAGCAGGCCTGCAAAAAGCCCCAAGGCCATGGGACAAGGCTGTCCCGCCCCTCCACAACCAGCATAAAAGCCGGACCAGAGCCTCTCTCCCTCACACACTTCTCCTCacaccttctcctcctgctgacAAACAGGTGAGCCTCAAACCCCTGACCCTCTTCCTTCTGCCGCCCTGGCCCCTCTCTTCCAGCAcgctcagccccagcctcagcagccctcacacctccccacagccccacaatACCCTCCACACTCCCTCACGATCATGACACCCTGACCCCTTGCACCCCTCACTCCCACAACCCTGCCTGATCCttctctcttccaggacccTCCACACCACACCCATGGCCTGCAacagcctctgctccccctgcgGACCCACCCCGCTGGCCAACAGCTGCAAcgagccctgtgccctgcaatgCCAGGATTCCCGCGTCATCATCAacccttcccctgtgctggtgaccctgccaggacccatcATGACCTCCTTCCCCCAGAACACCGCCGTCGGATCCACCTCCTCGGCTGCTGTTGGCAGTGAACTCaatgcccagggacagcccatcTCGGGTGGATTTGGCTACGGCCTTGGCTACGGCCTGGGAAGCCTGGGCTGCTACGG includes these proteins:
- the LOC134561893 gene encoding feather beta keratin-like, which translates into the protein MACNSLCSPCGPTPLANSCNEPCALQCQDSRVIINPSPVLVTLPGPIMTSFPQNTAVGSTSSAAVGSELNAQGQPISGGFGYGLGYGLGSLGCYGRRGGYIC